Proteins encoded within one genomic window of Methanothrix harundinacea 6Ac:
- a CDS encoding colicin transporter — protein sequence MSRYNWVLALFLVFAAAFACGCVGEDGAEEAVHGAEGVAAEAAGAAEEAVHGAEGVAAEAAGAAEEAVHGAEGVAAEAAGAAEEAVHGAEGVAAEAAGAAEEAVHGAEGVAAEAAGAAEEAVHGAEGAAAEAAGAAEETASGH from the coding sequence ATGTCCAGATACAACTGGGTTTTGGCGCTCTTCCTCGTCTTTGCCGCAGCCTTCGCCTGCGGCTGCGTCGGCGAGGATGGGGCGGAAGAGGCAGTTCATGGCGCCGAGGGCGTTGCCGCCGAGGCTGCGGGTGCGGCTGAAGAGGCAGTTCACGGCGCCGAGGGCGTTGCCGCCGAGGCTGCGGGTGCGGCTGAAGAGGCAGTTCATGGCGCCGAGGGCGTTGCCGCCGAGGCTGCGGGTGCGGCTGAAGAGGCAGTTCACGGCGCCGAGGGCGTTGCCGCCGAGGCTGCGGGTGCGGCTGAAGAGGCAGTTCATGGCGCCGAGGGCGTTGCCGCCGAGGCTGCGGGTGCGGCTGAAGAGGCAGTTCATGGCGCCGAGGGCGCTGCCGCCGAGGCTGCGGGTGCGGCGGAAGAGACCGCAAGCGGTCACTGA
- a CDS encoding CBS domain-containing protein: MSKVKDYMQSPVYVIDKEEPVQRARNLMLKHYISRLLVMDGDRLAGIVTKHDISHRLSQAAPEWRRRPISKVPVRLVMTERPITIYPGATVEQAAEIMAENGIDGLPVERDEGEIVGIITSRDLLSYFVGKIPDSKVGDLMAQGVVSVHRHHTIDHVLDEMVENGVDRVVVCEDNATPVGVITHTNLAISGLSDAKDELKSKNIKMTRKESTAGRKEYRYVKVVPLVAEDVMSYPIIFTGPEVKAIDAAKILLEKEICGLPVVDDGKVVGFFSTRDITAEVARWS, from the coding sequence ATGAGCAAGGTAAAAGACTACATGCAATCTCCCGTCTACGTCATCGATAAAGAGGAGCCGGTCCAGAGGGCGAGGAACCTGATGCTGAAGCACTACATCAGCAGGCTCCTCGTGATGGACGGAGACAGGCTGGCGGGGATTGTGACAAAACACGACATTTCACACCGACTGAGCCAGGCAGCCCCCGAATGGCGGAGGAGGCCCATCAGCAAAGTACCCGTCAGGCTGGTGATGACCGAACGTCCCATCACCATCTACCCCGGGGCCACCGTAGAGCAGGCCGCGGAGATCATGGCCGAGAACGGCATCGACGGCCTGCCCGTCGAGAGGGACGAGGGAGAGATCGTGGGCATAATAACCTCGAGGGATCTCTTATCATACTTTGTGGGTAAGATCCCCGATTCGAAGGTGGGCGACCTGATGGCCCAGGGCGTCGTCAGCGTCCACAGGCACCACACCATCGACCACGTCCTCGATGAGATGGTGGAGAACGGCGTCGACAGGGTCGTTGTCTGTGAGGACAACGCCACCCCCGTAGGGGTGATAACCCACACCAACCTCGCAATATCGGGATTGTCCGACGCAAAAGACGAGCTGAAGAGTAAGAACATCAAGATGACGAGGAAGGAGAGCACCGCCGGGAGGAAGGAGTACAGGTACGTCAAGGTGGTGCCCTTGGTGGCGGAGGACGTCATGTCCTACCCGATCATCTTCACCGGCCCCGAGGTCAAAGCCATAGATGCCGCCAAGATCCTCCTGGAGAAGGAGATATGCGGCCTCCCGGTGGTGGACGACGGGAAGGTGGTGGGGTTCTTCTCGACCCGGGACATAACCGCAGAAGTGGCCAGGTGGTCGTAA
- a CDS encoding ornithine cyclodeaminase, which produces MSETCDIEMEGHLIDSLTLTKALDKIMSMGGEFEIKKFRVGKKKHDTSYVMIAISGEDSDHLDRILLALHPLGARVIEAEDVHLEIAPQDRVVPRGFYSTTNHLTHVRHRGAWLEVEDIQMDCLIVVKDGRAVCVPIGQIEKGNAVVVGTAGVRVVPPERPREKTFFEFMSNEVSSERPSGEIVKQLAEEILATKRAGGKIAVVGGPGIIHTGAAEALAGLIRDGYVDLLLAGNALAVHDIERQLFGTSLGMDPHGNLTSAGHRNHIYAISEVIASGSIRQAVEDGKLKGGIMYECIRRDIPFVLAGSIRDDGPLPDVITDTVLAQKAMFEALRGVDMVIMMATMLHSIATGNLLPSRVKTICVDINPSTVTKLMDRGTAQAIGLVTDIGIFLPRLAEEISCLAGEADASGA; this is translated from the coding sequence ATGAGCGAAACCTGCGATATAGAGATGGAAGGACACCTCATCGACTCCCTGACCCTGACCAAGGCTCTGGACAAGATCATGAGCATGGGCGGCGAGTTTGAGATCAAGAAGTTCAGGGTGGGCAAGAAGAAGCACGATACCAGCTACGTGATGATCGCGATCTCAGGGGAGGACTCCGACCACCTCGACCGGATCCTCCTCGCCCTCCACCCCCTGGGGGCCCGGGTGATCGAGGCCGAGGACGTCCACCTCGAGATCGCGCCCCAGGACCGGGTCGTCCCCCGGGGCTTCTACTCCACCACCAACCACCTCACCCACGTCCGCCACCGCGGCGCCTGGCTGGAGGTGGAGGACATCCAGATGGACTGCCTCATCGTCGTCAAGGACGGCCGGGCGGTATGCGTCCCCATAGGGCAGATCGAGAAGGGGAATGCCGTCGTCGTCGGGACCGCCGGGGTGAGGGTCGTCCCGCCGGAGCGCCCCCGGGAGAAGACCTTCTTCGAGTTCATGTCCAACGAGGTCTCCTCGGAGAGGCCCTCGGGGGAGATCGTCAAGCAGCTGGCCGAGGAGATCCTGGCGACGAAGAGGGCGGGGGGGAAGATCGCCGTCGTCGGCGGTCCCGGCATAATCCACACCGGAGCCGCGGAGGCCCTGGCGGGGCTGATCCGGGACGGGTACGTCGACCTCCTCCTGGCGGGAAACGCCCTCGCCGTCCACGACATCGAGCGGCAGCTCTTCGGGACGAGCCTGGGGATGGACCCTCACGGCAACCTCACCTCCGCAGGCCATCGAAACCACATCTACGCCATCAGCGAGGTGATAGCCAGCGGCTCCATCCGCCAAGCGGTGGAGGACGGAAAGTTGAAGGGCGGGATCATGTACGAGTGCATCCGGCGAGACATCCCCTTCGTCCTCGCGGGGTCGATCCGGGACGACGGCCCCCTCCCCGACGTCATCACCGACACCGTCCTCGCCCAGAAGGCGATGTTCGAGGCCCTCCGGGGGGTGGACATGGTGATCATGATGGCGACGATGCTCCACTCCATCGCCACCGGAAACCTCCTCCCCTCCCGGGTGAAGACGATCTGCGTCGACATCAACCCCTCGACGGTGACGAAGCTGATGGACCGGGGGACGGCCCAGGCGATCGGCCTGGTCACCGATATAGGCATATTCCTCCCCAGGCTGGCCGAAGAGATCTCATGCCTCGCCGGGGAGGCAGATGCCTCCGGGGCTTGA
- a CDS encoding TATA-box-binding protein produces MMESTINIENVVASTKLAEEFDLIKIEAELEGAEYNKEKFPGLVYRVKSPRAAFLIFTSGKVVCTGAKNVEDVRTVITNMAQTLKSIGFEDVNLDPEIHVQNIVASADLKTDLNPNAIALGLGLENIEYEPEQFPGLVYRIKTPKVVVLIFSSGKLVVTGGKSPEECEEGVKIVRVQLENLGLL; encoded by the coding sequence ATTATGGAGTCCACCATCAACATAGAGAACGTCGTCGCCTCGACGAAGCTCGCCGAGGAGTTCGATCTGATCAAGATCGAGGCGGAGCTGGAGGGCGCCGAATACAACAAGGAGAAGTTTCCGGGGCTCGTCTACAGGGTCAAATCGCCCCGGGCGGCCTTTCTGATCTTCACCTCGGGGAAGGTGGTATGCACCGGCGCAAAGAACGTCGAGGACGTGAGGACGGTGATCACCAACATGGCCCAGACCCTCAAGTCCATCGGGTTTGAGGACGTCAACCTCGACCCCGAGATCCACGTCCAGAACATCGTCGCCTCCGCCGACCTCAAGACCGATTTGAACCCGAACGCCATCGCCCTCGGCCTCGGCCTGGAGAACATCGAGTACGAGCCGGAGCAGTTCCCGGGTCTCGTATATCGGATCAAGACGCCGAAGGTGGTGGTCCTCATATTCAGCTCCGGAAAACTGGTGGTGACCGGAGGAAAGTCCCCCGAGGAGTGCGAGGAGGGCGTCAAGATCGTCCGGGTCCAGCTGGAGAACCTGGGGCTCCTCTGA
- the hisS gene encoding histidine--tRNA ligase, which produces MTIQRPRGTRDFLPMDSFRRNAVRRRMQEILEQWGYSEVSTPTFEHLELFTIKSGPSIIDEIYAFQDKGGRDLALRPELTASVMRMYVGELQKAAKPLRLHYFGNCFRYERPQRGRFREFWQLGAELVGSDRPDAEAEAIALAQELIKSAGVSGDLHLGYLGLIRAMMRTIPASERPTLMRFIDKKERTLLAEKLQEIGRDHLGLLELIDLKGRRALDRAAEMAEDLAKMSDALLDDGVAAGDSDTASAAGDRAARSDRAAPADLDLAHFAELVDLLATYGVEATVDFEIVRGLEYYTGTVFEIYATGLGAQNQICGGGTYSLAALLGGQETRSTGFGIGFDRIMEIVTLEERPPAPVAVVFVPQVRAEAIRAARALRSSVPQPIVLDVMGRGLGAQLKQASAIGASFAVIVGPKEVEEGRLTLREMSTGSQESLRLGEVAERLARRKEGGVP; this is translated from the coding sequence ATGACGATCCAGAGACCGAGAGGGACGAGGGACTTCCTCCCGATGGACTCCTTCAGGAGGAACGCCGTCAGGAGGAGGATGCAGGAAATCCTGGAACAGTGGGGCTACTCCGAGGTATCGACCCCCACCTTCGAGCATCTGGAGCTCTTCACCATAAAGTCGGGGCCTTCGATCATCGATGAGATCTACGCCTTCCAGGACAAGGGCGGCCGCGACCTCGCCCTCCGGCCGGAGCTGACGGCTTCGGTGATGAGGATGTACGTCGGGGAGCTCCAGAAGGCGGCAAAGCCCCTCCGCCTCCACTACTTCGGAAACTGCTTCCGGTATGAGCGCCCCCAGCGGGGCCGGTTCCGGGAGTTCTGGCAGCTGGGGGCGGAGCTCGTCGGAAGCGACCGCCCCGACGCCGAAGCGGAGGCGATTGCCCTGGCGCAGGAGCTGATAAAGAGCGCCGGAGTCTCGGGAGACCTCCACCTCGGCTACCTCGGCCTGATCCGGGCTATGATGAGGACGATCCCCGCCTCCGAGCGGCCGACGTTGATGAGGTTCATCGACAAGAAGGAACGGACCCTTCTGGCCGAGAAGCTCCAGGAGATTGGAAGAGACCACCTCGGCCTTCTGGAGCTTATCGACCTCAAAGGGCGACGGGCCCTGGATCGGGCGGCCGAGATGGCCGAAGACCTGGCCAAGATGTCAGACGCCCTCCTGGACGATGGGGTGGCAGCAGGCGATTCGGATACTGCATCCGCTGCCGGGGATCGCGCCGCAAGGTCGGATAGGGCCGCGCCAGCAGACCTGGATTTAGCTCACTTCGCAGAGCTGGTGGACCTTCTCGCTACCTACGGCGTCGAGGCTACGGTGGACTTCGAGATCGTCCGGGGTCTCGAGTACTACACAGGAACCGTCTTTGAGATCTACGCGACGGGGCTCGGCGCCCAAAATCAGATCTGTGGCGGCGGGACCTACAGCCTCGCGGCCCTCCTCGGCGGCCAGGAGACGAGGTCGACGGGCTTTGGGATCGGCTTTGATCGGATCATGGAGATCGTCACCCTGGAGGAGAGGCCGCCGGCGCCCGTGGCCGTCGTCTTCGTCCCCCAGGTCCGGGCCGAGGCTATCAGGGCGGCTAGGGCCCTCCGGTCCTCCGTCCCCCAGCCCATCGTCCTGGACGTGATGGGCCGGGGGCTCGGCGCCCAGCTGAAGCAGGCCTCCGCCATCGGGGCGAGCTTCGCCGTCATCGTCGGCCCGAAGGAGGTGGAGGAGGGGAGGCTCACCCTGAGGGAGATGTCGACGGGATCTCAGGAGAGCCTCCGCCTCGGAGAGGTGGCGGAGAGGCTGGCCCGGCGGAAGGAAGGCGGAGTCCCCTGA
- a CDS encoding TIGR00725 family protein, with protein MAVVGAGDYEERRCSLAMELGRKIAEGGHVLITGGLGGVMEAACQGAREAGGVTVGVLPGEKEAANPFVAVAIGTGMGHGRNAILVRSADVVIALPGLYGTLSEIALALKMGKLVIDLGDWNVDGMRKAESPEEAMRIAEGRGGEGSRR; from the coding sequence GTGGCGGTAGTCGGAGCCGGAGATTACGAGGAGAGGAGGTGCTCCCTCGCGATGGAGCTGGGGAGAAAGATCGCCGAGGGCGGCCACGTTCTGATCACCGGGGGCCTGGGCGGTGTGATGGAGGCGGCCTGCCAGGGGGCGCGGGAGGCGGGAGGCGTCACCGTCGGGGTCCTGCCGGGGGAGAAGGAGGCGGCCAACCCCTTCGTCGCGGTGGCGATCGGGACCGGGATGGGCCACGGGAGGAACGCCATCCTCGTCCGGAGCGCCGACGTCGTCATCGCCCTTCCGGGGCTTTACGGCACCCTCTCCGAGATCGCCCTCGCCCTGAAGATGGGAAAGCTGGTCATCGACCTCGGCGACTGGAACGTCGATGGGATGCGGAAAGCCGAGAGCCCCGAGGAGGCTATGCGGATCGCGGAGGGGAGGGGGGGCGAGGGGTCGAGGAGATGA
- a CDS encoding CBS domain-containing protein: protein MKRHSEDRKDSKIRMPGAMDRGPVQFDSRVAKRAGDVLTIATNEVVTAPPTTTIIGAIKIMTSYGFGRLPIADAGTRRLLGFVTGVDVVDFLGGGIRHNLLKKKYERNILAAINADIREIMSPRLISIGEKASVEEALRLMYEKNVGGLPVVDDEGRIKALVTEHDFAKLVAGVNTGIKVEEFMSPSVITANGQISIEKTTKIMVQPGGFRKLPVVQDSILIGMVTASDIMRYLGSGEAFEKVVTGDIGDVMSQPIKVLVRRDIVSTEKDADLGWAAETMMDKGVGALPVMDRGSLLGIITKRDFIRAFAEEKRGIIP from the coding sequence ATGAAGAGACATTCAGAGGATCGGAAGGATTCCAAGATAAGAATGCCGGGAGCGATGGACAGGGGACCGGTCCAGTTCGATTCCAGAGTTGCCAAGCGCGCAGGGGACGTTCTCACCATAGCAACCAATGAGGTGGTGACGGCTCCTCCCACCACCACCATCATCGGCGCCATAAAGATCATGACGTCTTACGGCTTCGGGAGGCTGCCGATAGCCGATGCCGGAACCCGACGGCTCCTGGGCTTCGTCACCGGCGTGGACGTCGTAGACTTCCTCGGAGGCGGCATAAGGCACAACCTCCTGAAGAAGAAGTACGAGAGAAATATCCTCGCCGCCATCAACGCCGACATCCGGGAGATCATGAGCCCCAGGCTCATATCCATCGGGGAGAAGGCCTCCGTGGAGGAAGCCCTGAGGCTGATGTACGAGAAGAACGTGGGAGGTCTTCCGGTCGTCGACGATGAGGGGAGGATAAAGGCCCTGGTCACCGAGCACGACTTCGCCAAGCTCGTCGCCGGGGTGAACACCGGGATCAAGGTGGAGGAGTTCATGAGCCCCTCGGTCATCACCGCCAACGGCCAGATCTCGATCGAGAAGACGACGAAGATCATGGTCCAGCCAGGAGGCTTCAGAAAGCTCCCGGTCGTCCAGGACTCCATCCTGATCGGGATGGTGACCGCCTCCGACATCATGAGATACCTGGGGAGCGGCGAGGCGTTCGAGAAGGTGGTGACCGGCGACATCGGCGATGTGATGAGCCAGCCCATAAAGGTCCTGGTGCGGAGGGACATCGTCTCCACGGAGAAGGATGCGGATCTCGGCTGGGCGGCGGAGACGATGATGGATAAGGGCGTCGGCGCCCTTCCGGTCATGGACAGGGGATCCCTCCTGGGGATCATCACCAAGAGGGATTTCATCAGGGCATTTGCTGAGGAGAAACGAGGGATCATTCCATGA
- a CDS encoding RNA ligase yields the protein MNLGAVAERLGISAERMEKILGRIVRPSDWPPPRLLRFDKAVAGIEAGTVVFDEDEIVFGYPKIRRAMMLDPALRRHFSSGVLVEEKMNGHNVRVARVGESTVALTRGGFICPYSTEVAREQIPPEIFRDHPDLVLSGEMVGPKNPYVPKEVYPAEAMDFYLFDTSRKGRRDLEGPLRTHALAEEYGIRAVRLFGEFGLQQAAAEIREIVRDLGARGREGVIVKDPENLARPIKYTSSESNCRDLEYAFRYYNDYGQDFFFSRVVREGFQAAEWAEGEAEFLERCLRLGRSMLTPMRETVEAKMVGEPIVQEVEILVRDLQTARDFEEHFRRMGVRAIFDPPRNSRGGHLVKIKRLVLSTNDKTESIVEGQLW from the coding sequence ATGAACCTCGGGGCCGTGGCGGAGAGGCTCGGGATCTCAGCGGAGAGGATGGAGAAGATCCTAGGACGGATCGTCCGCCCCTCCGACTGGCCGCCGCCCCGCCTCCTCAGGTTCGACAAGGCCGTCGCCGGGATCGAGGCGGGGACGGTCGTCTTCGACGAGGACGAGATCGTCTTCGGCTACCCCAAGATCAGGCGGGCGATGATGCTCGACCCCGCCCTCCGGAGACATTTCTCCTCCGGGGTCCTCGTCGAGGAGAAGATGAACGGCCACAACGTCCGGGTGGCAAGGGTGGGGGAAAGTACCGTCGCCCTAACCCGGGGGGGGTTCATCTGCCCCTACTCGACGGAGGTGGCCCGGGAGCAGATACCCCCCGAGATCTTCAGGGACCACCCGGACCTGGTCCTCTCCGGGGAGATGGTGGGGCCGAAGAACCCCTACGTCCCGAAGGAGGTCTACCCTGCTGAGGCGATGGACTTCTACCTCTTCGACACCTCCCGGAAGGGGAGGAGGGATCTCGAGGGTCCCCTCCGGACCCATGCCCTCGCCGAGGAGTACGGGATCCGGGCCGTCCGGCTCTTCGGCGAGTTCGGCCTCCAGCAGGCAGCGGCCGAGATAAGAGAGATCGTCCGGGATCTGGGGGCCCGGGGTCGGGAGGGGGTGATCGTCAAGGACCCGGAGAACCTCGCACGCCCCATCAAGTACACCAGCTCCGAGAGCAACTGCCGGGACCTGGAGTACGCCTTCCGCTACTACAACGACTACGGCCAGGACTTCTTCTTCTCCCGGGTCGTCCGGGAGGGGTTCCAGGCGGCGGAGTGGGCCGAGGGGGAGGCCGAGTTCCTGGAGAGGTGCCTCCGGCTCGGAAGGTCGATGCTCACCCCCATGAGGGAGACGGTGGAGGCGAAGATGGTGGGGGAGCCGATAGTCCAGGAGGTGGAGATTTTGGTGAGAGACCTCCAGACGGCCCGGGACTTCGAAGAGCACTTTCGGAGGATGGGGGTCAGGGCGATCTTCGACCCGCCTCGGAACTCTCGGGGGGGCCACCTGGTGAAGATAAAGAGGCTCGTCTTGAGCACCAACGACAAGACGGAGTCGATCGTCGAGGGTCAGCTCTGGTGA
- a CDS encoding CBS domain-containing protein: protein MLVKDIMSTPVTIDKSERIAHALDVMEKNDLRRLLVTSDGKLAGTITMRQIARVLGTRQRMGMPASSLHVTAATSDTVTKVHPEMKVEEAVVLLQKTSVLVVMEEEEILGWVRPKDMLKALRMTGLAADAMRTPLTATPSDRLIHVRRVMLDRDVGRLPVMENGKLVGIISERDVAKSLRAFRDLVPSSQQEARIKNLLVSDVMSRGVKSIMIDTPLEEARKMMLEEDLGGMPVLNQNNELVGMLTRRCFFDYLVKPK from the coding sequence ATGTTGGTAAAAGATATCATGTCGACGCCGGTGACCATAGACAAGTCGGAGAGGATCGCCCACGCTCTGGACGTCATGGAGAAGAACGACCTCCGGAGGCTTCTCGTCACCTCCGACGGCAAGCTCGCCGGCACCATCACCATGAGACAGATCGCGAGGGTCCTGGGAACGAGACAGAGGATGGGGATGCCAGCCTCGTCCCTTCACGTCACCGCCGCCACCTCGGATACGGTGACCAAAGTCCACCCCGAGATGAAGGTGGAGGAGGCGGTCGTCCTCCTCCAGAAGACCTCGGTCCTGGTGGTGATGGAAGAAGAGGAGATCCTGGGATGGGTGAGGCCGAAGGATATGCTGAAGGCCCTCCGGATGACGGGGCTCGCCGCAGACGCCATGAGGACTCCCCTCACCGCCACCCCCTCCGACCGGCTGATCCACGTCCGGAGGGTGATGCTCGACCGGGACGTCGGGAGGCTCCCGGTGATGGAGAACGGGAAGCTGGTGGGGATCATATCAGAGCGGGACGTGGCAAAGTCGCTCCGGGCCTTCCGGGACCTCGTCCCCAGCAGCCAGCAGGAGGCGAGGATCAAGAACCTCCTCGTCTCGGACGTCATGAGCCGGGGCGTCAAGTCGATCATGATCGACACCCCCCTGGAGGAGGCGAGGAAGATGATGCTGGAGGAGGACCTGGGCGGGATGCCGGTCCTGAACCAGAACAACGAGCTGGTGGGGATGCTGACCAGGAGGTGCTTCTTCGACTACCTGGTGAAGCCGAAATGA